The following proteins are encoded in a genomic region of Spirosoma sp. SC4-14:
- the ilvN gene encoding acetolactate synthase small subunit — translation MTTYTICIFTENTIGLLNRITIIFTRRRINIESLTVSETERKGVSRFTVVIKHESREEVEKLVRQIRKIVEVLAVFGYLNDEIVYNEIALFKVSTPLGSKPLDVETINKQHKAWIVYWGLDYVVIEKTGDDKEIFEFFAYIKQYDILEFVRSGRVAVGKTEKGLVEYLPEAEWAYYL, via the coding sequence ATGACAACATACACCATTTGCATATTCACCGAAAATACCATCGGATTGCTTAACCGCATCACGATCATTTTCACACGCCGACGCATCAACATCGAAAGCCTTACTGTTTCGGAAACCGAACGAAAAGGTGTTTCGCGCTTTACGGTGGTCATTAAACATGAATCGCGCGAAGAAGTGGAAAAGCTTGTTCGTCAGATTCGTAAGATTGTGGAAGTACTGGCCGTTTTCGGCTACCTCAACGACGAGATTGTTTATAATGAAATTGCGCTCTTTAAGGTTTCAACACCGTTAGGCAGTAAACCGCTCGACGTTGAAACCATTAATAAGCAACACAAAGCCTGGATCGTTTACTGGGGTCTCGACTATGTTGTTATTGAGAAAACCGGCGACGATAAAGAAATTTTTGAGTTCTTTGCCTACATCAAGCAGTACGACATTCTGGAGTTTGTCCGTTCGGGCCGGGTAGCGGTCGGCAAAACCGAGAAAGGGCTGGTCGAGTATCTGCCCGAAGCCGAATGGGCCTATTATCTCTAA
- the ilvB gene encoding biosynthetic-type acetolactate synthase large subunit, translated as MEAIANITPDVIETTPSAQQAAPKLISGSEALMMSLIAEGVDTIFGYPGGAIMPVYDALYDYQDQINHILVRHEQGAGHAAEGYARVTGRAGVCLVTSGPGATNLVTAIADALIDSTPMVCIVGQVAKKLLGTDAFQEADVMGVTMPITKWNYQITNSDEVADVMSKAFYIAQSGRPGPVLIDITKSAQLELMTKPFSYERCQSIISYRPRLAPKQEQLELAAKLINSAKRPYVLVGHGVQIAKAEEELRIFVEKTGIPVATTLLGQSTISTDHPLYVGWLGMHGNYGPNVMTDHADVVIAIGMRFDDRVTGDASKYIKQAKVIHIEIDPAEIDKIIRADAPVVGDAKEALKALIPLVEPNDHTVWRNEFRKYDTIEYETITAPELNNPAGKIRMAEVIDLLSTKTKGEAVLVTDVGQHQMMASRYYQFRRPNSLITSGGMGTMGFALPAAFGAQVGAPDRQVVAIIGDGCFQMTLQELGTIVQNKQPVKAIILNNNFLGMVRQWQQLFHERRYSFVELQNPDFITIARGFGMDGQTCDKRENLSDALDTMLAHDGPFLLEVIVEKEENVFPMVPAGASVSQIRLK; from the coding sequence ATGGAAGCAATCGCCAACATCACTCCAGACGTTATCGAGACAACTCCGTCGGCCCAACAGGCGGCTCCGAAATTAATTTCCGGATCGGAAGCTCTCATGATGTCGCTCATAGCCGAAGGCGTAGACACCATTTTTGGTTACCCCGGTGGAGCCATCATGCCCGTTTACGATGCACTGTACGACTACCAGGATCAAATTAACCATATTCTGGTTCGTCATGAACAAGGAGCTGGTCATGCAGCCGAAGGTTATGCCCGCGTAACGGGTCGGGCCGGAGTTTGCCTGGTTACATCGGGACCGGGTGCAACCAACCTGGTTACGGCTATTGCCGATGCGCTCATCGACTCAACACCAATGGTCTGCATTGTTGGTCAGGTTGCCAAAAAACTGCTGGGGACAGATGCTTTTCAGGAAGCTGACGTTATGGGTGTAACCATGCCTATCACCAAATGGAATTACCAGATCACCAATTCCGATGAAGTTGCGGATGTGATGTCAAAAGCTTTTTACATTGCCCAGTCGGGCCGACCGGGGCCTGTATTGATCGATATCACCAAAAGCGCTCAACTCGAATTAATGACGAAGCCGTTCAGCTATGAACGCTGCCAAAGCATTATCAGCTACCGGCCGCGTCTGGCACCCAAACAGGAACAGCTTGAACTAGCGGCCAAATTGATCAATAGTGCCAAACGGCCTTATGTATTGGTAGGGCACGGTGTGCAGATCGCCAAAGCCGAAGAGGAACTACGTATTTTTGTCGAGAAAACCGGCATACCGGTTGCCACTACATTGCTGGGCCAATCGACCATTTCGACCGACCATCCGCTATATGTAGGCTGGTTAGGTATGCATGGAAACTACGGTCCCAATGTCATGACCGATCATGCCGATGTCGTTATTGCCATCGGTATGCGTTTCGACGATCGCGTAACGGGCGATGCCAGCAAATATATTAAACAGGCAAAGGTTATTCATATCGAAATCGACCCGGCCGAAATCGATAAAATTATCCGTGCCGATGCCCCGGTTGTAGGCGATGCCAAAGAAGCACTGAAGGCGTTGATTCCGCTTGTTGAACCAAATGATCATACGGTTTGGCGCAACGAATTCAGGAAGTACGACACCATTGAGTATGAAACGATTACGGCCCCAGAACTGAATAACCCAGCCGGTAAGATCAGAATGGCCGAAGTGATCGATCTGCTTTCTACCAAGACCAAAGGCGAAGCCGTTCTGGTAACCGACGTAGGGCAACACCAGATGATGGCGTCGCGCTACTACCAGTTCCGTCGCCCCAATAGCCTCATTACATCGGGCGGTATGGGTACGATGGGGTTTGCGCTACCAGCCGCTTTTGGGGCCCAGGTCGGTGCCCCCGACCGTCAGGTAGTAGCCATCATTGGCGATGGTTGTTTTCAGATGACGCTACAGGAACTTGGAACAATTGTTCAGAACAAGCAGCCCGTAAAAGCCATCATTCTGAACAACAACTTTCTGGGTATGGTCCGCCAGTGGCAGCAGTTGTTCCACGAGCGCCGTTATTCATTTGTTGAACTCCAGAATCCCGATTTCATTACCATTGCCCGAGGCTTTGGTATGGACGGTCAAACCTGCGACAAACGAGAAAACCTGTCCGACGCGCTCGATACGATGCTCGCTCATGATGGCCCATTCCTGCTCGAAGTAATTGTAGAAAAAGAAGAAAACGTATTCCCGATGGTACCGGCAGGTGCCAGTGTTTCGCAGATTCGGCTGAAATAA
- the ilvD gene encoding dihydroxy-acid dehydratase, which yields MITEQHVTELNRFSRTLTQEVSNPAAKAMLYGVGLTEEDMQKPQIGIASTGYEGNTCNMHLNGLSVYVKQGIQANGLVGLIFNTIGVSDGMTNGNDGMRYSLPSRDLIADSIESVVAAQWYDGLVTVVGCDKNMPGAMMAMARLDRPSIMVYGGTIRSGHYKGQKLDIVSAFEALGKRYAGKISDEDYEGVIKNSIPGAGACGGMYTANTMASSIEAMGLSLPFSSTYPATHEGKQEECKKIGAAMRILLERNITPKEIISRKSLENALTIVMALGGSTNAVLHYLAIARAANIQLTLDEIQAISDQTPLLADLKPSGKYYMEDMLAIGGVPAVMKYLYQQGMIHGDCLTVTGKTVAENLAEIPDLDFETQKIVFPLSNPIKKTGHIQIMRGNLSPTGAVAKITGKEGLKFEGVAKVCEHEGEVIEALSKGEIIAGQVIVIRNAGPKGGPGMSEMLKPTSAIMGAGLGDKVALITDGRFSGGTHGFVVGHVTPEAFEGGPIALVKDGDLISIDAVTRELTLHITDEELAQRKSEWKQPAPLFTKGVLGKYIRNVKSASEGCVTDEA from the coding sequence ATGATCACTGAGCAACACGTTACCGAATTAAACCGTTTTAGCCGCACATTAACGCAGGAAGTAAGTAACCCAGCTGCTAAAGCCATGCTCTATGGCGTGGGACTTACTGAAGAGGACATGCAAAAGCCGCAGATTGGAATTGCCAGTACCGGCTACGAGGGTAACACCTGTAACATGCACCTGAATGGGCTTTCTGTTTATGTAAAACAGGGAATTCAGGCCAATGGCCTGGTCGGTTTAATTTTTAACACAATTGGTGTATCCGATGGAATGACAAACGGTAATGACGGGATGCGCTACTCCTTACCAAGTCGCGACCTGATTGCCGACTCCATTGAATCGGTGGTAGCAGCTCAGTGGTACGACGGCCTTGTAACCGTTGTAGGCTGCGACAAAAATATGCCCGGTGCCATGATGGCGATGGCTCGTCTGGACCGGCCCAGTATTATGGTTTATGGCGGAACAATTCGTTCGGGTCATTACAAAGGACAGAAACTCGATATTGTATCGGCTTTCGAAGCACTTGGGAAACGATATGCTGGCAAGATTTCGGATGAAGATTACGAAGGCGTCATTAAAAATTCGATACCCGGTGCCGGTGCCTGTGGCGGTATGTATACGGCCAATACAATGGCCAGCAGTATCGAAGCAATGGGACTTAGTTTACCTTTTAGCAGTACCTACCCAGCTACACACGAAGGAAAGCAGGAAGAATGCAAAAAAATTGGGGCAGCTATGCGCATTTTGTTAGAGCGCAATATTACTCCGAAAGAAATTATTAGCCGTAAATCGCTCGAAAATGCCCTGACTATTGTTATGGCGCTCGGCGGCTCAACCAACGCGGTTCTGCACTATCTGGCAATTGCCCGGGCCGCCAACATTCAACTGACACTCGATGAGATTCAGGCCATTAGCGACCAGACGCCATTACTGGCTGATTTGAAGCCAAGCGGCAAATATTACATGGAAGATATGCTTGCCATTGGAGGTGTGCCGGCCGTTATGAAATATTTATATCAACAGGGCATGATTCATGGCGATTGCCTGACCGTGACGGGGAAAACCGTAGCGGAGAATCTTGCCGAGATACCAGATCTGGACTTTGAAACCCAGAAAATTGTTTTCCCGCTGAGCAATCCGATCAAGAAAACCGGTCATATCCAGATCATGCGTGGAAATCTTAGCCCAACCGGTGCAGTAGCCAAAATTACAGGTAAAGAAGGGCTGAAATTTGAGGGCGTAGCCAAGGTATGCGAACACGAAGGCGAAGTCATAGAAGCTTTGTCGAAAGGTGAAATTATAGCAGGTCAGGTTATTGTTATTCGGAATGCTGGCCCCAAAGGGGGGCCGGGTATGAGCGAAATGCTGAAACCCACGTCGGCTATTATGGGCGCTGGTTTGGGCGATAAAGTAGCCCTGATTACGGATGGGCGTTTTTCGGGAGGCACACACGGCTTTGTAGTAGGCCATGTCACTCCCGAAGCATTCGAAGGCGGTCCTATTGCCCTCGTCAAAGATGGTGATCTTATTTCTATTGATGCCGTTACCCGCGAATTAACCTTACACATTACAGACGAAGAGTTAGCCCAACGGAAAAGTGAATGGAAACAACCAGCGCCACTTTTCACGAAAGGTGTACTGGGTAAATACATCCGAAATGTAAAATCAGCCAGCGAAGGCTGTGTGACGGATGAGGCCTAG
- the murQ gene encoding N-acetylmuramic acid 6-phosphate etherase, whose translation MITETSSHYDHLEQMSVHELLTNINKEDKTVPLAIEKAIPQIETLVIQIVKRMKEGGRLIYIGAGTSGRLGVVDASECPPTYGVPHDLVIGLMAGGDGAIRKAVEFAEDDAEQAWKDMAPYHPDKLDTVIGIAASGRTPYVIGGLNQARAAGLLTGCVVCNPGSAVAQAAEFPVEVVVGPEFVTGSTRMKAGTAQKLVLNMISTSVMIQLGRVKGNKMVDMQLTNIKLQDRAAKMVMSEINVTREEAEALLAKYGSVRAAVDSFNR comes from the coding sequence ATGATAACCGAAACCTCATCGCACTATGATCATCTTGAGCAGATGTCGGTGCACGAATTGTTGACTAATATTAACAAGGAAGATAAAACCGTTCCGTTGGCTATTGAAAAAGCTATTCCTCAAATTGAAACCCTGGTAATTCAGATTGTTAAACGAATGAAAGAGGGTGGACGGCTAATTTATATTGGTGCCGGTACGAGTGGTCGGCTGGGGGTAGTCGATGCGTCGGAATGCCCACCCACTTATGGCGTACCTCACGATCTGGTGATCGGTCTGATGGCTGGTGGCGATGGCGCTATTCGTAAAGCCGTTGAGTTTGCCGAAGACGATGCCGAACAAGCCTGGAAGGATATGGCACCTTATCATCCCGACAAACTCGACACTGTGATTGGTATTGCCGCATCGGGCCGAACGCCTTATGTGATTGGTGGGCTGAATCAGGCACGGGCGGCTGGCTTGCTAACGGGCTGTGTTGTTTGTAATCCTGGTTCGGCAGTAGCGCAGGCGGCTGAGTTTCCGGTGGAAGTAGTTGTTGGCCCTGAGTTTGTGACAGGTAGCACCCGAATGAAAGCGGGAACGGCTCAGAAACTGGTGCTCAATATGATTTCGACCTCGGTAATGATTCAGCTAGGTCGGGTGAAGGGTAACAAAATGGTCGATATGCAATTGACCAATATCAAACTACAGGACCGGGCGGCCAAAATGGTCATGAGCGAAATCAACGTTACTCGTGAAGAAGCCGAAGCCTTGCTCGCAAAATATGGCAGCGTACGCGCTGCGGTCGATTCATTCAACAGATAG